One region of Ignavibacteria bacterium genomic DNA includes:
- a CDS encoding class I SAM-dependent methyltransferase, producing the protein MTRQKNETFFDNISSFYDGMISFKTALERRKSVLSKFINDSMHTAADLGSGSGLDSVSIALSGLGVTAFDQSEGMLDKARSNASDFGLDVQFVKSSIDKINKKFYNRFDVAFSLGNTLANLSPEKLPEALGKIRLILNEKGTAVLQVLNYSQILKENNRIINITEMNDEVYVRFYDFLPERLNFNILKFKKDKPSERSLYTTSLYPHTKEVFQKLLKEAGFRKIKFYGSLGLQKFEKFTSKDLIITAVK; encoded by the coding sequence ATGACTCGGCAGAAAAATGAAACCTTCTTCGATAATATCTCTTCTTTCTATGACGGCATGATCAGCTTTAAGACCGCCCTAGAAAGAAGAAAAAGTGTCTTAAGCAAATTCATAAATGACTCCATGCACACTGCGGCAGACCTTGGATCTGGAAGCGGGCTCGACTCGGTCTCTATTGCCTTAAGCGGCCTTGGTGTAACGGCCTTTGACCAGTCCGAAGGCATGCTTGACAAGGCCCGGAGTAATGCCTCGGATTTCGGCCTGGACGTTCAGTTTGTCAAAAGCAGTATTGATAAAATTAATAAGAAATTTTATAACAGGTTCGACGTTGCATTTTCTTTAGGCAATACTCTGGCAAACCTTTCTCCTGAAAAGCTCCCGGAAGCTCTCGGGAAAATAAGACTGATCCTCAATGAAAAAGGGACAGCCGTACTGCAGGTCTTAAACTACAGCCAGATTCTTAAAGAAAATAACCGCATTATAAATATCACGGAAATGAACGACGAGGTTTACGTACGCTTCTACGACTTTTTGCCAGAACGCCTGAACTTCAATATACTTAAGTTTAAGAAGGACAAACCTTCTGAAAGAAGTCTCTACACAACCTCTCTTTATCCTCATACAAAAGAAGTCTTTCAGAAACTCCTGAAAGAGGCGGGTTTCAGGAAAATTAAATTTTACGGAAGCCTCGGGCTTCAGAAGTTTGAGAAGTTTACTTCAAAAGACCTCATTATTACAGCCGTAAAATGA
- a CDS encoding hemerythrin domain-containing protein translates to MPRSKSLVPLSHDHHHALKLAQMLKKDAPRLESVPESPQEKARRALEFYESDLVVHFAAEEKVLYPFVKGKDTILDGLFKEIMEEHKKIRHLVESLLQDETGLEEKLDTLGRFLEGHIRKEERELFPRIQEVFSEDELNELNGKIKAVR, encoded by the coding sequence ATGCCAAGAAGTAAATCCTTAGTTCCGCTTTCGCACGACCATCATCACGCATTAAAGCTAGCGCAGATGCTGAAGAAAGATGCGCCCCGCCTTGAAAGCGTTCCTGAAAGCCCGCAGGAAAAAGCCAGGCGCGCACTCGAATTCTACGAAAGCGACCTCGTTGTTCATTTTGCAGCCGAAGAAAAAGTCCTCTACCCCTTTGTAAAGGGGAAAGACACGATCCTTGACGGCCTCTTTAAGGAAATAATGGAAGAGCATAAGAAGATCAGGCATTTGGTTGAAAGCCTGCTTCAGGATGAAACAGGACTGGAGGAAAAGCTTGACACGCTGGGCCGCTTTCTTGAAGGCCACATTAGAAAGGAAGAGCGGGAGCTTTTTCCAAGAATTCAAGAGGTGTTTTCTGAAGATGAACTAAACGAATTAAACGGAAAAATAAAGGCGGTCAGATGA
- a CDS encoding SCO family protein, which produces MKKTLIIILPAALLIIALTGYFTLNNSRQLASYEKVTSAVDSSKINSAVKKSGEKKSCCSEDKEEEAVGEFTDNSVYQLGSSWSNELNNKILLGDLKGHNVVLAMIFASCTYACPLIVNDMRKVEAQMPENEKTNVKFVLVSIDPERDSPKALFDYSRKQNLDLSRWELLTGNKNDVRSLAALLGFKYKKNDNGDYVHSNLISVLNKEGEVVLQHEGLNKDVQDIVSRLKAIN; this is translated from the coding sequence ATGAAAAAGACGCTGATAATTATTTTGCCTGCGGCTTTGCTTATTATTGCGCTGACAGGTTATTTTACGTTAAATAATTCCAGGCAGCTGGCCAGTTATGAGAAAGTTACTTCAGCCGTGGATTCTTCTAAAATAAATTCTGCCGTAAAGAAATCCGGAGAAAAAAAGTCCTGCTGCTCTGAAGATAAGGAAGAGGAAGCGGTAGGGGAGTTCACAGATAACTCGGTCTATCAGCTCGGCTCATCGTGGAGTAATGAGTTAAATAATAAAATTTTACTGGGAGATCTTAAGGGGCACAATGTCGTCCTGGCAATGATATTTGCAAGCTGCACGTATGCCTGCCCTTTAATTGTTAACGATATGAGAAAGGTTGAAGCCCAAATGCCTGAGAATGAAAAGACAAATGTAAAGTTTGTCCTCGTCTCAATAGATCCAGAGCGTGATTCTCCAAAAGCATTATTTGATTACAGCAGAAAGCAGAACCTAGACCTTTCGCGCTGGGAACTTCTGACCGGAAATAAAAATGATGTAAGAAGCCTTGCTGCCTTGCTCGGCTTTAAGTATAAGAAGAATGATAACGGTGATTACGTGCACAGTAACCTCATTAGCGTGCTTAACAAGGAAGGCGAGGTGGTCCTTCAGCACGAGGGATTAAATAAGGACGTGCAGGATATTGTAAGCAGGTTAAAAGCAATTAACTGA
- a CDS encoding formylglycine-generating enzyme family protein — MLTAKETPSPQKTSMVLIKGGRYTPFWKDSKSLVPVRVKPFYMDRTPVTNGEFLKFVKANPKWQRSKVKRIFAGPTYLRHWKSDLEIGPDADPNSPVTNVSWFAAKAYAEWKGKRLPSIAEWEFVALSGQKPGNEKKLNQKILEWYLTPKPERPSDVGLGRPDRYGVYDMHGLVFEWVDDFNGILAGGLGGDGDESNLFCGSGVVNSSDPANYAAFLRFAFRNGLKASYTLYDLGFRCVKDAK; from the coding sequence ATGCTGACTGCAAAAGAAACGCCTTCGCCGCAAAAGACTTCTATGGTCCTCATCAAGGGAGGCAGGTACACTCCTTTCTGGAAAGACAGCAAGTCTTTAGTTCCGGTCCGCGTAAAACCTTTTTACATGGACCGCACCCCTGTTACAAACGGGGAGTTCCTGAAGTTTGTTAAGGCAAATCCTAAATGGCAGCGCTCAAAGGTAAAGAGGATTTTTGCCGGCCCGACTTACCTGCGGCACTGGAAGAGCGATCTTGAAATTGGGCCTGATGCAGATCCCAATAGCCCGGTTACAAATGTCTCATGGTTTGCTGCAAAGGCTTATGCTGAGTGGAAAGGAAAACGCCTCCCCTCAATTGCAGAATGGGAATTTGTCGCACTCTCGGGACAGAAGCCCGGCAATGAAAAGAAATTAAATCAGAAAATTCTTGAATGGTATCTTACTCCAAAGCCTGAACGCCCTTCGGATGTGGGACTTGGAAGGCCTGACCGCTACGGTGTCTATGACATGCACGGACTTGTCTTTGAATGGGTTGACGACTTTAACGGCATTCTTGCCGGAGGCCTTGGAGGAGATGGCGATGAATCAAATCTGTTCTGCGGGAGCGGCGTTGTAAACAGCAGTGACCCTGCAAATTACGCGGCCTTCCTGAGGTTCGCTTTCCGCAACGGGCTTAAGGCCAGTTACACGCTCTACGACCTGGGGTTCCGCTGTGTTAAAGATGCTAAGTAA
- the nirK gene encoding nitrite reductase, copper-containing — protein MRSFVNKSGIFIGVVTFALTLFSAGCGGGGSEEIQGEENAILTDAPYVPPQITRNYPTKVIVNLEVKEVVSRLADGVTYNKWTFGGKVPGKFIRVREGDLVEFHLHNHPSSTMLHNIDLHAVTGPGGGAESSNTAPGHTSVFSFKAINPGLYVYHCATPPVGLHIANGMYGLILVEPKEGLPKVDREYYVMQSEFYTQGNFGDPGLQMFDMQKAVDENPSYVVFNGEVGSLIGDKSLRADAGQTVRLFMGDGGPNLISSFHLIGEIFDEVHFQGGSLVTQKNVGTTLIPAGGTSILQFKVDVPGTYTLVDHSYFRAQSKGCVGKMVVSGAENKTIYSGKQSDEIYLGSTAKEEGSLQQAPAGTTPSGNVPVSGNQPSAANQSQAAPEDMKSLMAMGQQVFTQNCVSCHQANGHGIPNVFPPLAKSDFLMADKQRSIRVAMHGLTGPVTVNGKQYNNTMPQLSLSDQQIAAVLTYVRNSFGNKGDVVTVDEVKKVRGK, from the coding sequence ATGAGGTCATTTGTAAATAAATCAGGAATTTTTATTGGTGTTGTTACTTTTGCTTTAACACTGTTTTCTGCCGGCTGCGGCGGAGGAGGATCTGAGGAGATACAGGGAGAGGAAAATGCAATCCTAACCGATGCTCCTTATGTTCCCCCGCAGATTACGAGGAATTACCCAACAAAGGTCATCGTTAATCTTGAAGTTAAGGAAGTAGTCTCCCGCCTTGCCGACGGGGTAACGTATAACAAATGGACCTTCGGCGGAAAAGTGCCGGGCAAGTTTATTAGAGTAAGAGAAGGTGACCTTGTTGAGTTTCACCTCCACAATCACCCGAGTTCGACGATGCTCCATAATATCGACCTTCATGCCGTTACAGGCCCCGGAGGAGGTGCTGAATCTTCAAATACGGCTCCCGGCCACACATCGGTCTTTTCTTTTAAGGCCATTAATCCGGGCCTTTACGTTTATCACTGCGCAACACCTCCCGTTGGTCTCCATATTGCAAACGGTATGTACGGCCTCATTCTCGTAGAGCCAAAAGAAGGCCTGCCGAAGGTCGATCGCGAGTACTATGTAATGCAGAGCGAGTTTTATACACAGGGAAATTTCGGTGACCCCGGCCTTCAGATGTTCGACATGCAGAAAGCTGTGGATGAAAATCCTTCTTATGTTGTCTTTAACGGAGAAGTCGGATCTCTTATAGGAGATAAGTCCCTTAGGGCTGACGCGGGGCAGACAGTGCGCCTTTTTATGGGCGACGGGGGTCCAAACCTGATCTCCTCATTCCACCTCATAGGTGAAATTTTTGATGAGGTCCATTTTCAGGGCGGGTCTCTTGTGACACAGAAAAACGTGGGCACAACGCTTATACCTGCAGGCGGGACTTCAATTCTGCAGTTCAAGGTTGATGTGCCCGGGACCTACACGCTTGTTGATCATTCCTACTTCAGGGCGCAGAGCAAGGGCTGCGTTGGCAAAATGGTTGTCTCGGGAGCGGAGAATAAAACAATCTACTCCGGCAAACAGTCAGATGAAATTTATCTCGGCTCGACTGCAAAAGAAGAAGGCAGCCTTCAGCAGGCTCCTGCTGGAACAACTCCTTCAGGCAATGTGCCTGTTTCAGGAAACCAGCCTTCAGCAGCTAATCAGTCTCAGGCGGCTCCTGAAGACATGAAAAGCCTAATGGCAATGGGGCAGCAGGTATTTACACAAAACTGCGTCTCCTGCCACCAGGCAAACGGACATGGAATTCCGAACGTATTTCCGCCCCTGGCAAAAAGCGACTTTCTTATGGCCGATAAGCAAAGGAGCATACGCGTTGCTATGCACGGCCTTACAGGTCCTGTAACCGTAAATGGAAAACAGTATAATAATACAATGCCTCAGCTAAGCCTGAGTGATCAGCAGATTGCGGCCGTACTGACTTACGTCCGCAACAGCTTTGGCAACAAGGGCGACGTGGTTACTGTAGATGAGGTAAAGAAAGTCAGAGGAAAGTAG
- a CDS encoding hemerythrin domain-containing protein — MTGTLTNLMKEHERALVQMTFLIDAASRIYKQGFSNEDMNVIRGSVDYIAADFHNHCENEERKIYPGLKSYVSDFSLQSFKDEHRQITQSLELLKQLMPGVNENPAYGGLALELKTKAREFAHLFSNHIQKENDCFYLMAKDILPQKTLTQIFKNWKQK; from the coding sequence ATGACAGGAACTTTGACAAACCTGATGAAAGAGCATGAACGGGCACTAGTGCAGATGACCTTCCTGATTGATGCAGCCAGCAGAATCTATAAGCAGGGCTTTAGCAATGAGGATATGAATGTCATACGCGGTTCTGTAGATTACATTGCCGCTGACTTTCATAATCATTGTGAAAATGAGGAAAGAAAAATTTATCCCGGACTGAAAAGCTACGTCTCTGACTTCAGTCTTCAGTCCTTTAAAGATGAACACAGGCAGATAACGCAGTCTCTGGAATTGCTTAAACAGCTTATGCCGGGAGTAAATGAAAACCCGGCTTACGGAGGCCTTGCGCTGGAGTTAAAGACTAAAGCCAGGGAGTTTGCGCATCTTTTCTCAAATCATATTCAGAAAGAAAATGACTGCTTTTATCTGATGGCTAAAGACATCCTCCCGCAAAAAACCTTAACACAGATTTTTAAGAACTGGAAGCAAAAATGA
- a CDS encoding 4Fe-4S binding protein: MKNKIIKNTEKPVQKYRFLIQSLFAALCIWIGIEFYLFTGYLESGGTGSFYQRPPGVEGFLPISSMMSLYYTIITGHIHYAHPAGLFIFLGIVFVSLVFGKAFCSWLCPVGFISELVGDFGEKITQKLFKKKLRMPKFLDYPLRSLKYLLLGFFAYSIFFIMSEIAIKAFLDSPYNIVADIKMYYFFADISRFSLIVIGSLLVLSVFIRNFWCRYLCPYGALLGLLSFLSPHKIKRNPVSCIDCGKCARVCPSGIKVDKVITVISDECSSCLSCVDACPVADTLEVKSLITKRTVRKKYIAAAIVAVFMIVTAVGILTGHWQNNISKEEYLMLYQNMNTYGHPTGVDETHRFNEEAGHNYNQGQGK; the protein is encoded by the coding sequence ATGAAAAACAAGATCATTAAAAATACTGAAAAGCCGGTGCAGAAATACAGGTTCTTAATTCAGAGCCTCTTTGCGGCGCTGTGCATATGGATAGGCATAGAATTTTATCTGTTCACGGGGTATCTTGAATCAGGAGGAACCGGTTCATTTTACCAGAGGCCTCCGGGAGTAGAAGGTTTTCTGCCAATCAGCTCTATGATGAGCCTGTATTACACAATCATTACCGGCCACATTCATTATGCTCATCCGGCAGGCCTTTTCATTTTTCTGGGTATAGTTTTCGTATCGCTCGTGTTCGGTAAAGCGTTCTGCAGCTGGTTATGCCCGGTTGGTTTCATCTCGGAACTGGTCGGCGATTTTGGAGAAAAGATAACTCAAAAACTGTTTAAGAAAAAACTCCGTATGCCGAAATTTCTCGATTATCCTCTGCGCAGCTTAAAGTATCTGCTGCTGGGCTTTTTCGCTTACTCAATATTCTTTATCATGAGCGAAATTGCCATTAAGGCTTTCCTCGACAGCCCATATAATATAGTGGCGGATATCAAGATGTACTACTTCTTTGCAGACATATCACGATTCTCTTTAATAGTTATCGGATCACTCCTCGTGCTTTCTGTATTCATAAGGAATTTCTGGTGCCGCTACTTGTGTCCTTACGGTGCGCTTTTAGGTCTCCTGTCGTTCTTAAGCCCTCACAAGATAAAAAGAAACCCCGTTAGCTGTATCGACTGCGGCAAGTGCGCCAGGGTATGCCCGTCCGGAATTAAAGTAGATAAAGTTATAACGGTAATATCCGATGAATGCTCAAGCTGCCTTAGCTGCGTTGATGCATGCCCTGTAGCAGATACTCTGGAAGTGAAATCCCTTATTACAAAGCGCACGGTCCGGAAGAAGTATATAGCAGCAGCAATTGTTGCCGTCTTTATGATAGTTACAGCTGTGGGAATCTTAACCGGGCACTGGCAGAATAATATCTCAAAAGAGGAGTACCTCATGCTTTACCAGAATATGAATACCTACGGGCACCCAACAGGAGTAGATGAAACGCACAGATTTAATGAAGAGGCAGGCCACAACTATAACCAGGGACAGGGAAAATGA
- a CDS encoding YwiC-like family protein: MKPVVTREHGSWAVLFVPVLTGITASHRLSISVVLFFISIFFLFMSYTPAEVMLQHCYKKMPKTDKLKNARFWFAVYFSLSLLSGLPLIVFSRKYGLLIFAASAIVFFILSLYIMFRFKKNVWSDFLAMAGLTLSAPAVVYLNENSFTSQSLILYLLNVLFFGSSAFYVHMKMKLSSLKKSNITLQEKLSIGRLNLLYHAIAVILLVTFTLEFPSKLLIAMAYTPMLLHAIAGTFKLPLKVSYKKIGMTFLAYSLVFLLLVSLSGY; the protein is encoded by the coding sequence AACATGGATCATGGGCAGTACTGTTCGTACCTGTCCTTACAGGCATAACGGCCTCGCACAGGCTGAGTATTTCTGTTGTTCTCTTTTTTATAAGCATTTTCTTCCTTTTTATGAGCTACACCCCGGCCGAAGTGATGCTGCAGCACTGCTACAAAAAAATGCCGAAGACAGATAAGCTTAAAAATGCGCGCTTCTGGTTTGCGGTTTATTTTTCCTTAAGCCTCCTTTCAGGGCTTCCCCTGATTGTTTTTTCCAGGAAATACGGCCTCCTGATCTTTGCCGCTTCGGCCATAGTATTTTTTATTTTAAGCCTCTACATAATGTTCCGCTTTAAGAAAAACGTGTGGAGCGACTTTCTTGCAATGGCAGGCCTTACTCTAAGCGCTCCTGCAGTAGTATACCTGAATGAAAATAGTTTTACTTCACAAAGCCTGATACTTTATCTTCTGAATGTGCTCTTCTTCGGCTCAAGTGCCTTTTATGTGCATATGAAGATGAAGCTCTCTTCATTAAAGAAAAGTAATATCACACTTCAGGAAAAGCTGTCCATAGGCCGCCTGAACCTGCTGTACCATGCTATAGCTGTAATTCTTCTCGTCACCTTTACGCTGGAGTTTCCCTCAAAACTGCTGATAGCTATGGCTTACACTCCCATGCTTCTGCATGCAATAGCCGGCACTTTCAAACTCCCGCTGAAAGTGAGCTACAAAAAAATAGGCATGACATTTTTAGCATACTCTCTGGTGTTTCTTTTATTGGTGTCCTTAAGCGGGTATTAA